The following are encoded in a window of Miltoncostaea marina genomic DNA:
- a CDS encoding NAD+ synthase — protein sequence MDPGGRQVRVALAQLNTVVGDIDGNARRIADALAEAAAQGADVTLVPELAITGYPPEDLLLSPGFAAAAREAVDRVAEGVREGVAIIGMPHWNGDCHNAAAIVADGRVQAVYRKRFLPNYGVFDEARYFRAGTEPMVVEAAGLRIGIAVCEDIWYPYPVAADLAAAAVDLVCCISASPFHRGKADRREGMLATRADDCAAPLAFCNLVGGQDELVFDGRSTVFDAAGGVVARAPAFEEHLLVVDVDPGMSVLRRLREPLARLLPAAPACATTAVEARRPDPPARREGPRPLAPAPGPEEEIWAALRLGLRDYVEKNRFPGVILGLSGGIDSALTAALAADALGAERVTGVALPSAYSSPASLEGARALAEALGVRLLELPIADVVSAFEDTLAGVFAGREPDITEENLQARARGTLLMALSNKLGPLVLATGNKSEISVGYSTLYGDMVGGFAPLRDLSKTWVYRLSRWRNDSEGRELIPEETIRRPPTAELRPGQLDSDALPPYDVLDAILEAYVERGLEPAELVAQGHPEHVVTEVVRMVDRAEYKRRQGPVGIKVSPRAFGRERRMPITTRHV from the coding sequence ATGGACCCGGGAGGCCGCCAGGTGCGCGTCGCGCTGGCCCAGCTCAACACGGTCGTGGGCGACATCGACGGCAACGCCCGCCGCATCGCCGACGCCCTGGCCGAGGCCGCCGCGCAGGGCGCCGACGTCACGCTCGTCCCCGAGCTGGCGATCACCGGCTACCCGCCCGAGGACCTGCTGCTCAGCCCGGGCTTCGCCGCCGCCGCCCGCGAGGCCGTCGACCGGGTGGCCGAGGGCGTCCGCGAGGGCGTCGCGATCATCGGCATGCCGCACTGGAACGGCGACTGCCACAACGCCGCGGCGATCGTCGCCGACGGGAGGGTGCAGGCCGTCTACCGCAAGCGCTTCCTGCCGAACTACGGCGTCTTCGACGAGGCGCGCTACTTCCGCGCCGGCACGGAGCCCATGGTGGTCGAGGCGGCGGGCCTGCGCATCGGCATCGCCGTGTGCGAGGACATCTGGTACCCGTACCCGGTCGCCGCCGACCTCGCGGCCGCGGCGGTCGATCTGGTCTGCTGCATCTCGGCCTCGCCCTTCCACCGCGGCAAGGCGGACCGCCGCGAGGGCATGCTCGCCACCCGCGCCGACGACTGCGCCGCGCCGCTGGCCTTCTGCAACCTCGTGGGCGGCCAGGACGAGCTGGTCTTCGACGGGCGATCGACGGTCTTCGACGCCGCCGGCGGGGTGGTCGCGCGCGCGCCGGCCTTCGAGGAGCACCTGCTCGTGGTCGACGTCGACCCCGGCATGTCCGTGCTGCGCCGGCTGCGCGAGCCGCTCGCCCGCCTGCTGCCGGCCGCGCCGGCGTGCGCGACCACCGCAGTCGAGGCCCGGCGGCCCGACCCGCCCGCACGACGCGAGGGGCCGCGGCCGCTCGCCCCGGCGCCCGGCCCGGAGGAGGAGATCTGGGCCGCGCTGCGGCTGGGCCTGCGCGACTACGTGGAGAAGAACCGCTTCCCGGGCGTCATCCTGGGGCTGTCCGGCGGCATCGACTCGGCGCTCACGGCGGCCCTCGCCGCCGACGCCCTCGGAGCCGAGCGGGTCACCGGCGTGGCGCTGCCGTCGGCCTACTCGTCGCCCGCGAGCCTGGAGGGGGCCCGCGCCCTGGCGGAGGCGCTCGGCGTGCGGCTGCTCGAGCTGCCGATCGCCGACGTCGTGAGCGCCTTCGAGGACACGCTCGCCGGCGTCTTCGCCGGCCGCGAGCCCGACATCACCGAGGAGAACCTGCAGGCCCGGGCGCGCGGCACGCTGCTGATGGCGCTGTCGAACAAGCTCGGCCCGCTGGTGCTGGCGACCGGCAACAAGAGCGAGATCTCGGTCGGCTACAGCACGCTCTACGGCGACATGGTCGGCGGCTTCGCCCCGCTGCGCGACCTCTCCAAGACCTGGGTCTACCGCCTGTCGCGGTGGCGCAACGACTCGGAGGGCCGCGAGCTGATCCCCGAGGAGACCATCCGCCGCCCGCCCACGGCGGAGCTGCGGCCCGGGCAGCTCGACAGCGACGCGCTGCCGCCGTATGACGTCCTCGATGCGATCCTCGAGGCGTACGTCGAACGAGGGCTCGAGCCCGCCGAGCTCGTGGCCCAGGGGCACCCGGAGCACGTGGTGACGGAGGTCGTCCGCATGGTCGACCGCGCCGAGTACAAGCGACGCCAGGGCCCCGTCGGCATCAAGGTCAGCCCGCGCGCCTTCGGGCGCGAGCGCCGGATGCCGATCACCACCAGGCATGTCTAG
- a CDS encoding response regulator transcription factor, with product MAPDDRQRVLIVEDEPNIASFARMYLEAAGFAVTVAARGDEGLRMAEADPPPDLIVLDLMLPGMDGYEITRRLRQDGHTPIIMLTARDDAVDTVVGLELGADDYITKPFNPRELVARARAVLRRAEARPAGPATPAAATIEAGPLRIDVGGREVAVDGEDVPLTPKEFDLLVTLIENRGLVLTREQLLERVWGFTFLGDSRTIDVHVRQLRRKLGDACPIQTVWGTGYKVPAKR from the coding sequence ATGGCACCCGACGACCGCCAGCGGGTCCTGATCGTCGAGGACGAGCCCAACATCGCCTCGTTCGCGCGCATGTACCTGGAGGCCGCGGGCTTCGCGGTGACCGTGGCCGCGCGCGGCGACGAGGGCCTCCGGATGGCCGAGGCCGACCCGCCGCCGGACCTGATCGTGCTCGACCTGATGCTGCCCGGCATGGACGGCTACGAGATCACGCGGCGCCTGCGCCAGGACGGCCACACGCCGATCATCATGCTCACCGCCCGCGACGACGCGGTCGACACGGTGGTGGGCCTCGAGCTCGGCGCCGACGACTACATCACGAAGCCCTTCAACCCGCGCGAGCTGGTGGCGCGGGCGCGGGCCGTGCTGCGGCGCGCCGAGGCGCGCCCCGCGGGCCCCGCGACGCCCGCCGCCGCGACCATCGAGGCCGGCCCCCTGCGGATCGACGTCGGCGGCCGCGAGGTGGCGGTCGACGGCGAGGACGTGCCGCTGACGCCGAAGGAGTTCGACCTCCTGGTGACGCTCATCGAGAACCGCGGCCTGGTGCTGACCCGCGAGCAGCTGCTCGAGCGCGTCTGGGGCTTCACCTTCCTCGGCGACTCGCGGACGATCGACGTGCACGTGCGCCAGCTGCGCCGCAAGCTCGGCGACGCGTGCCCCATCCAGACGGTGTGGGGCACCGGCTACAAGGTGCCCGCCAAGCGGTGA
- a CDS encoding sensor histidine kinase translates to MSRWRAPRPWRTLRGRLVLGAAVGLTVAAVVFAAVGGGLIRAQSQVVARAELDRQARALAGLVSTQYERQVADGREFTFYQPAALEALVGARTRLYYTGLALTPGSDRPTADIPSVAAEEIDYGELEREGVQRIDFRLGDGPQLEASAAPVYLGDEIVGAILLARPPGQLASAWPDVAGRVIGAAGIGLGVALLLSLLMTTRITRPLTAMQAATHRVAGGDLRTELGPTGTQELDELAADFNRMVRRLAEREGETRDFLMRVTHDLRTPLTAIRGHTAALVDGVVPEGEAPRSLAAIASEAGRLDALVSDLLDLARLDARHFALDLGRVEPAGVLRRAVEAMRPAAAAGGVELTCELGGMAPVVTDASRVQRIVGNLLENAIHWTPRGGAVRLEGAARPGGGFTAAVCDTGPGVPAGDRERIFEPFQSRETPSGRRGSGLGLAISRQLARALGGDVRVEAHEGAGSRFVLEVPARAPRGPGRP, encoded by the coding sequence GTGAGCCGCTGGCGCGCGCCGCGCCCGTGGCGCACGCTGCGCGGCCGGCTCGTGCTCGGCGCGGCGGTCGGCCTGACCGTCGCGGCGGTGGTCTTCGCCGCCGTCGGGGGCGGCCTCATCCGGGCCCAGTCGCAGGTGGTCGCGCGGGCCGAGCTCGACCGCCAGGCCCGCGCCCTGGCGGGCCTGGTCTCGACCCAGTACGAGCGCCAGGTGGCCGACGGACGCGAGTTCACCTTCTACCAGCCCGCCGCGCTCGAGGCGCTCGTGGGCGCCCGCACGCGCCTCTACTACACCGGCCTGGCGCTGACGCCCGGCTCCGACCGGCCCACGGCCGACATCCCGTCGGTGGCGGCCGAGGAGATCGACTACGGCGAGCTCGAGCGCGAGGGCGTGCAGCGCATCGACTTCCGCCTGGGCGACGGGCCGCAGCTCGAGGCCTCGGCGGCGCCGGTCTACCTGGGCGACGAGATCGTGGGCGCGATCCTGCTGGCCCGCCCCCCCGGCCAGCTCGCGTCGGCCTGGCCCGACGTGGCCGGCCGGGTGATCGGCGCGGCGGGCATCGGGCTGGGCGTCGCGCTGCTCCTCTCGCTGCTGATGACCACCCGCATCACCCGCCCGCTCACCGCCATGCAGGCCGCCACGCACCGGGTGGCGGGCGGCGATCTGCGCACGGAGCTCGGCCCCACCGGCACCCAGGAGCTCGACGAGCTGGCCGCCGACTTCAACCGGATGGTGCGGCGGCTCGCCGAGCGCGAGGGCGAGACGCGCGACTTCCTGATGCGCGTCACCCACGACCTGCGCACACCGCTCACCGCCATCCGCGGCCACACCGCGGCGCTCGTCGACGGCGTCGTGCCCGAGGGCGAGGCGCCGCGCTCCCTGGCCGCCATCGCGAGCGAGGCCGGGCGGCTGGACGCGCTCGTCTCCGACCTGCTCGATCTGGCCCGCCTCGACGCGCGCCACTTCGCGCTCGACCTGGGCCGGGTGGAGCCCGCCGGCGTGCTGCGGCGCGCCGTCGAGGCGATGCGCCCCGCGGCGGCGGCCGGCGGCGTGGAGCTGACCTGCGAGCTGGGCGGGATGGCGCCCGTCGTGACCGACGCCTCCCGGGTGCAGCGGATCGTCGGCAACCTGCTCGAGAACGCGATCCACTGGACGCCCCGCGGCGGCGCGGTGCGGCTGGAGGGCGCCGCGCGGCCGGGCGGGGGCTTCACGGCGGCGGTCTGCGACACGGGCCCCGGGGTGCCCGCGGGGGACCGCGAGCGCATCTTCGAGCCGTTCCAGTCGCGCGAGACACCGTCGGGGCGGCGCGGCAGCGGCCTGGGCCTGGCGATCAGCCGCCAGCTCGCCCGGGCGCTCGGCGGCGACGTGCGGGTGGAGGCCCACGAGGGCGCCGGCAGCCGGTTCGTGCTCGAGGTGCCCGCGCGCGCCCCGCGCGGCCCGGGCCGCCCCTGA
- a CDS encoding P-II family nitrogen regulator, producing the protein MKKIEAFIRHEALEAIHDRLATMGLPSMSVTEVKGSGRQKGFTESYRGAKTTIFLRPKLKLEMVVDDADLDRAIDCILELAHTGEPGDGKIFVLTVDESIRVRTGERGDVVLAPHPEEATA; encoded by the coding sequence GTGAAGAAGATCGAGGCGTTCATCCGGCACGAGGCGCTCGAGGCCATCCACGACCGCCTGGCGACCATGGGGCTCCCCTCCATGAGCGTCACGGAGGTCAAGGGCTCGGGCCGCCAGAAGGGGTTCACCGAGAGCTACCGCGGCGCGAAGACCACCATCTTCCTCCGGCCGAAGCTCAAGCTGGAGATGGTGGTCGACGACGCCGACCTGGACCGCGCGATCGACTGCATCCTCGAGCTCGCCCACACGGGCGAGCCGGGGGACGGGAAGATCTTCGTCCTCACCGTCGATGAGTCGATCCGGGTCCGCACCGGCGAGCGCGGGGACGTGGTCCTCGCCCCGCACCCCGAGGAGGCCACCGCCTAG
- a CDS encoding ammonium transporter — MRLRSFRLVPVLAAMLLLGIPALAAAQDATDQDIAINTLLVFLGAVLVLFMQAGFAMLEVGLSRMKNAGAVMAKIIINLSVTFIIFWAVGFSFAFGDGNGFIGSSGWFMDVSDPATDFSSLAGYAVNFEATFFFQATFAAVSLAIVFGTMLDRTKFAAYVIFGILYIGLIYPTVAHWTWGGGWLFEDGFLDFAGSSIVHLQGALAALAGTLILGPRIGKFRDGKASPIPGHSIPLMVLGVIILWVGWMGFNPASFLSAIGANFADVAVNTNLAAGAGVIGATIGSLIMFRTLDVSQMGNGAIAGLVAITAPCAFVDPWAAVLIGLVGGLIVPPVVVAVDRLRVDDPVGALPAHGLAGIWGTLAIGLFATAERTGAREGLFLGGGGEQLWVQFYGIAATVGFTFVACLIVFAAIKYTVGLRVSEEHELAGLDISEHGMFGYPERFIDVQGAEPESDSHQQAPAPAGAATVTKPATAS; from the coding sequence ATGCGTTTGAGGTCATTCCGGCTCGTGCCGGTGCTCGCGGCGATGTTGCTGCTGGGCATCCCGGCGCTCGCCGCGGCGCAGGACGCCACCGATCAGGACATCGCGATCAACACGCTCCTGGTCTTCCTGGGTGCAGTGCTCGTCCTGTTCATGCAGGCGGGCTTCGCCATGCTGGAGGTCGGCCTGTCCCGGATGAAGAACGCGGGCGCGGTGATGGCGAAGATCATCATCAACCTGTCCGTCACGTTCATCATCTTCTGGGCGGTCGGCTTCTCGTTCGCCTTCGGCGACGGGAACGGCTTCATCGGCTCGTCCGGCTGGTTCATGGACGTGAGCGATCCCGCGACGGACTTCTCGTCGCTGGCCGGCTACGCCGTCAACTTCGAGGCGACGTTCTTCTTCCAGGCCACGTTCGCCGCCGTCTCGCTGGCGATCGTGTTCGGGACGATGCTCGACCGCACCAAGTTCGCCGCGTACGTCATCTTCGGGATCCTGTACATCGGCCTGATCTACCCGACCGTCGCCCACTGGACGTGGGGTGGTGGCTGGCTCTTCGAGGACGGCTTCCTCGACTTCGCCGGGTCCTCGATCGTGCACCTGCAGGGCGCCCTCGCGGCCCTCGCCGGCACGCTCATCCTCGGCCCGCGCATCGGCAAGTTCCGCGACGGCAAGGCGAGCCCGATCCCCGGCCACTCCATCCCGCTCATGGTGCTCGGCGTGATCATCCTCTGGGTGGGCTGGATGGGCTTCAACCCGGCCTCCTTCCTCAGCGCGATCGGCGCCAACTTCGCCGACGTGGCGGTCAACACCAACCTGGCCGCCGGCGCGGGCGTCATCGGCGCCACCATCGGCTCGCTGATCATGTTCAGGACCCTCGACGTGTCGCAGATGGGCAACGGCGCCATCGCGGGCCTCGTGGCGATCACCGCCCCGTGCGCCTTCGTGGACCCGTGGGCGGCCGTCCTCATCGGCCTCGTCGGCGGCCTGATCGTCCCGCCGGTCGTCGTCGCGGTGGACCGCCTGCGGGTGGACGACCCGGTCGGCGCCCTGCCGGCCCACGGCCTGGCCGGCATCTGGGGCACGCTCGCGATCGGCCTGTTCGCGACGGCCGAGCGCACCGGCGCCCGCGAGGGCCTGTTCCTCGGCGGCGGCGGCGAGCAGCTCTGGGTCCAGTTCTACGGCATCGCGGCCACCGTCGGCTTCACGTTCGTCGCGTGCCTGATCGTCTTCGCGGCGATCAAGTACACGGTCGGCCTGCGCGTCTCCGAGGAGCACGAGCTCGCCGGCCTCGACATCTCCGAGCACGGGATGTTCGGCTACCCGGAGCGCTTCATCGACGTCCAGGGCGCCGAGCCCGAGTCCGACTCGCACCAGCAGGCCCCCGCGCCGGCCGGCGCGGCGACGGTCACCAAGCCCGCGACCGCCTCGTAA
- a CDS encoding acyl-CoA dehydrogenase family protein translates to MSTAAPPELDATHREIQGLAREFARGEIAPHAERWNREHHVPVEALRRMGELGFLGVIIPEEYGGAGLDYTCLALVIEEIAAVDAGTSVGVAAQNSLGASPIVAHGTEEQRARLLPPLASGERFAAYALTEPDAGSDAAGLRTSATRDGDHWVVRGSKQWITNGGFADLFVLFARTGGPGARGVSAFVAERGDGFTVGREMPKMGLHTSSTVELAFDGYRLPADAMLADEGAGMKVAFSTLDSGRVIIAAQACGIARAALETAVDYARERTAFGGPIGRFQGVQFPLAEIAARLDAARLLTLHAARLRDAGRPHTAVGAKAKLVASQVAVDAANACVQTLGGYGYSAEYPAERYYRDAKITQIYEGTSEIQRLVIARDLLGEAARG, encoded by the coding sequence GTGAGCACCGCCGCGCCGCCCGAGCTGGACGCGACCCACCGTGAGATCCAGGGCCTCGCCCGCGAGTTCGCCCGGGGCGAGATCGCGCCCCACGCCGAGCGCTGGAACCGCGAGCACCACGTGCCCGTGGAGGCCCTCCGCCGCATGGGCGAGCTCGGCTTCCTCGGCGTGATCATCCCCGAGGAGTACGGCGGCGCCGGGCTCGACTACACGTGCCTCGCGCTCGTCATCGAGGAGATCGCCGCCGTCGACGCCGGGACGTCGGTCGGGGTCGCCGCCCAGAACTCGCTCGGAGCGTCGCCGATCGTGGCGCACGGCACCGAGGAGCAGCGGGCCCGCCTGCTGCCGCCGCTCGCCTCCGGGGAGCGCTTCGCCGCCTACGCGCTCACCGAGCCCGACGCCGGCTCGGACGCCGCCGGCCTGCGCACCAGCGCGACGCGGGACGGCGACCACTGGGTCGTGCGCGGCTCGAAGCAGTGGATCACGAACGGCGGCTTCGCCGACCTGTTCGTCCTGTTCGCCCGCACCGGCGGGCCCGGGGCGCGGGGCGTGTCGGCGTTCGTGGCCGAGCGCGGCGATGGCTTCACGGTCGGCCGCGAGATGCCCAAGATGGGCCTCCACACCTCGTCGACGGTCGAGCTGGCCTTCGACGGGTACCGCTTGCCGGCGGACGCGATGCTGGCCGACGAGGGCGCCGGCATGAAGGTCGCCTTCTCGACCCTCGACTCCGGCCGGGTGATCATCGCCGCCCAGGCCTGCGGCATCGCCCGGGCCGCCCTCGAGACGGCCGTCGACTACGCCCGCGAGCGCACCGCGTTCGGCGGCCCCATCGGCCGCTTCCAGGGCGTTCAGTTCCCCCTCGCGGAGATCGCCGCCCGGCTCGACGCGGCCCGCCTGCTCACCCTGCACGCCGCCCGCCTGCGGGACGCGGGCCGGCCGCACACGGCCGTCGGGGCGAAGGCCAAGCTCGTCGCCTCCCAGGTGGCCGTGGACGCGGCGAACGCCTGCGTGCAGACGCTCGGCGGCTACGGCTACTCGGCGGAGTACCCGGCCGAGCGCTACTACCGCGACGCCAAGATCACCCAGATCTACGAGGGCACGAGCGAGATCCAGCGCCTGGTGATCGCCCGCGACCTGCTCGGCGAGGCCGCCCGGGGGTGA
- a CDS encoding aminoglycoside phosphotransferase family protein → MSDRFTVRELGGDPPLVEKRGDPAALDREAGALRLLDGWPRAPRPVRHAPGVLVSTRLPGAPRPLAGAGAADLGRLGALLAELHGMRAAREGGLPWWPRPARSAAEYRAMRADDAERALGGTAWEGLGRRVAAGPAAGDGEGDHARPFRMLHGDLVAANVVWGPDGPGLVDWEFWRMGDPAEELAYLAEINGLDDADLAAVLAGYGDPAMGRRVSAWRALAAADAGAWYLAAGVPDEAARLLNRAATLLAAPG, encoded by the coding sequence GTGTCGGACCGCTTCACGGTGCGCGAGCTGGGCGGCGATCCGCCGCTCGTGGAGAAGCGCGGCGACCCGGCCGCCCTGGACCGCGAGGCCGGGGCGCTGCGCCTGCTGGACGGGTGGCCGCGCGCCCCGCGGCCCGTGCGGCACGCGCCGGGGGTGCTGGTGTCCACGCGGCTGCCGGGGGCGCCGCGGCCGCTCGCGGGCGCGGGCGCCGCGGACCTCGGGCGGCTGGGCGCGCTGCTCGCGGAGCTGCACGGCATGCGGGCGGCGCGCGAGGGCGGGCTGCCATGGTGGCCGCGCCCCGCGCGCTCGGCGGCCGAGTACCGCGCGATGCGCGCCGACGACGCCGAGCGCGCGCTCGGCGGGACCGCCTGGGAGGGGCTCGGGCGCCGCGTCGCGGCGGGGCCGGCCGCGGGGGACGGGGAGGGGGACCACGCCCGTCCGTTCCGCATGCTCCACGGCGACCTGGTGGCCGCCAACGTGGTGTGGGGGCCGGATGGCCCCGGGCTGGTCGACTGGGAGTTCTGGCGCATGGGCGACCCCGCCGAGGAGCTCGCCTACCTGGCGGAGATCAACGGGCTCGACGACGCCGACCTCGCCGCCGTCCTCGCCGGCTACGGCGACCCGGCGATGGGCCGGCGGGTGAGCGCCTGGCGCGCGCTCGCCGCGGCCGACGCGGGCGCCTGGTACCTGGCGGCCGGCGTGCCGGACGAGGCGGCCCGCCTGCTCAACCGGGCGGCGACGCTCCTGGCTGCGCCCGGCTGA
- a CDS encoding pyruvate kinase, which translates to MSRRRTKIPATLGPSTDASGRLDELVAAGMDGGRIACAHDAPDEWRRRARAPREQGRRAGRPRALLADIAGPRMRLAADAPDPRRGGRRQLAGPRRRRRGRPLDAARAAPRHRPRLRVVALSEDQGVRRELAMELGVVPGALPPRRDDLSLHRRIMLRRAREVAGLAPGDLVVFTDAPPVSCPSETTHLALREVP; encoded by the coding sequence ATGAGCCGGCGGCGTACGAAGATCCCGGCGACGCTCGGCCCCTCGACCGACGCCTCGGGCCGGCTCGACGAGCTGGTGGCGGCCGGGATGGACGGCGGGCGGATCGCCTGCGCCCACGACGCCCCGGACGAGTGGCGCCGGCGAGCGCGGGCGCCGCGCGAGCAGGGCCGGCGGGCGGGGCGCCCGCGGGCCCTGCTCGCCGACATCGCCGGGCCCAGGATGCGGCTGGCCGCCGACGCGCCCGACCCGCGCCGTGGCGGCCGGCGTCAACTGGCCGGGCCTCGCCGACGCAGGCGCGGCCGGCCGCTCGACGCGGCCCGGGCCGCGCCCAGGCACCGGCCGCGCCTGCGGGTGGTGGCGCTGAGCGAGGACCAGGGCGTGCGCCGCGAGCTCGCGATGGAGTTGGGCGTCGTGCCGGGCGCCCTGCCGCCGCGCCGCGACGACCTGTCGCTCCATCGCCGGATCATGCTGCGGCGGGCGCGCGAGGTCGCGGGCCTCGCGCCGGGCGACCTCGTGGTGTTCACCGACGCGCCGCCCGTCTCCTGCCCGTCCGAGACGACCCACCTCGCCCTGCGCGAGGTCCCCTGA
- a CDS encoding HAD family hydrolase, with product MLALIDIDGTLLLGAPAAHTAALATAMADVWDVAATPGDVTAIRPAGRTDREIARLVLRAHGVADERISDRMATWIARAVELHADLEREAPPPAVAPGAAEGLALMREAGVALALLTGNLEPIARAKMAAAGLAGWFPPGGGAFGSDREHRDELVPVALARHGRPAAAVVVGDTPRDITCARAGAARCVAVTTGAYDEMALAAADAVAPGLVGAAEVLAGWSGAPRPSAATTRA from the coding sequence GTGCTCGCGCTGATCGACATCGACGGCACGCTGCTGCTCGGCGCCCCGGCGGCGCACACCGCGGCCCTGGCGACCGCGATGGCGGACGTCTGGGACGTGGCGGCCACGCCCGGCGACGTCACCGCGATCCGGCCGGCCGGCCGCACCGACCGGGAGATCGCCCGCCTCGTCCTGCGCGCCCACGGCGTGGCCGACGAGCGGATCTCGGACCGGATGGCGACCTGGATCGCGCGCGCCGTGGAGCTGCACGCCGACCTCGAGCGGGAGGCGCCGCCGCCCGCGGTTGCGCCCGGGGCGGCGGAGGGGCTCGCGCTGATGCGCGAGGCCGGCGTCGCGCTGGCACTGCTCACCGGCAACCTCGAGCCGATCGCCCGCGCCAAGATGGCGGCGGCCGGCCTCGCCGGCTGGTTCCCGCCCGGGGGCGGCGCGTTCGGCTCGGACCGCGAGCACCGCGACGAGCTGGTGCCCGTCGCGCTGGCCCGCCACGGCCGCCCGGCGGCGGCCGTCGTGGTCGGCGACACGCCCCGGGACATCACCTGCGCGCGCGCCGGCGCCGCGCGGTGCGTGGCGGTGACGACCGGGGCCTACGACGAGATGGCGCTCGCCGCCGCGGACGCGGTGGCCCCGGGCCTGGTGGGTGCGGCCGAGGTGCTCGCCGGCTGGTCGGGCGCGCCCAGGCCGAGCGCGGCGACCACCCGCGCGTAG
- a CDS encoding sensor domain-containing diguanylate cyclase, with translation MGRRRLTWLNVLVLAAILAAGTIATLAAVRHERDGAERRQAEAADPVVRALAGEVGSIADGLEGVRAFFESSDAVTSADLSRFAAPLLRRHPALEYVAWSPVDASGAPRTAIVARRGSVTVPVAGALATPEVGRALAAARDAALPRMTPPLTAPDGRRVVVMAAPVYDAGAPLGRRAERRAALRGYVTGAALVAELGRPAGARLPAGATIDVRDGAVPVLGGGGGDRAGTIDTGGRRWSVAIAGLPGPSATLPLSIGASGLLLTALVGLMLVSSAGREASARDELERLRSRHDLILASAGDGIVGLDRDCRAGFVNPAAAAMLGWDVEDLTGGRIDQLVLPEIGRPVRAGHDASGEARARRRDGGTLPIEYSVTPIDEGGGPRGAVLVFRDVTERKRAEQRTLRDLALAEERAAVDALTGLANQRVFHERLREEIRRAARHGRGLALVLMDFDHFKRVNDRFGHQVGDQALRHAAGVLAAETRSGELVARVGGEEFAMLLPDADGDEAARAAERVRRGIEATSFPEVGSMTISAGVCDLSHARDAETLYRLADTALYAAKSAGRNTVRRYRPPIAPD, from the coding sequence ATGGGCAGGCGTCGTCTGACATGGCTGAACGTGCTGGTGCTGGCGGCGATCCTCGCGGCCGGCACGATCGCCACGCTCGCCGCCGTGCGCCACGAGCGCGACGGCGCCGAGCGCCGGCAGGCCGAGGCCGCCGACCCGGTGGTGCGCGCGCTCGCGGGCGAGGTCGGGTCGATCGCCGACGGCCTGGAGGGGGTGCGCGCGTTCTTCGAGTCGTCGGACGCGGTCACGTCGGCCGACCTGTCCCGGTTCGCGGCGCCGCTGCTGCGGCGCCACCCGGCCCTCGAGTACGTCGCCTGGAGCCCGGTGGACGCGTCCGGCGCGCCGCGCACCGCGATCGTCGCGCGGCGCGGCTCGGTCACCGTGCCGGTGGCGGGGGCGCTCGCCACGCCCGAGGTGGGCCGCGCCCTCGCCGCGGCGCGGGACGCCGCCCTGCCGCGGATGACGCCGCCGCTGACCGCCCCCGACGGCCGGCGGGTGGTCGTGATGGCGGCCCCGGTCTACGACGCGGGGGCACCGCTCGGGCGCCGGGCCGAGCGGCGGGCCGCGCTGCGCGGCTACGTCACCGGCGCCGCGCTCGTGGCCGAGCTGGGCCGGCCGGCCGGGGCCCGGCTGCCCGCCGGCGCCACCATCGACGTCCGCGACGGCGCCGTTCCGGTGCTCGGCGGGGGTGGCGGCGACCGGGCGGGGACGATCGACACGGGCGGGCGGCGCTGGAGCGTCGCGATCGCGGGCCTGCCCGGCCCGTCGGCGACGCTGCCGCTGTCGATCGGGGCCAGCGGGCTCCTGCTGACGGCGCTCGTCGGGCTCATGCTCGTCAGCTCCGCCGGCCGCGAGGCGAGCGCGCGCGACGAGCTCGAGCGGCTGCGCTCGCGCCACGACCTGATCCTCGCCTCGGCGGGCGACGGCATCGTCGGCCTTGACCGCGACTGCCGCGCCGGCTTCGTCAACCCGGCGGCCGCCGCGATGCTCGGATGGGACGTCGAGGACCTGACCGGCGGACGCATCGACCAGCTGGTGCTGCCCGAGATCGGGCGGCCGGTGCGCGCCGGGCACGACGCCTCCGGCGAGGCACGGGCCCGGCGGCGCGACGGCGGGACCCTCCCGATCGAGTACTCGGTCACCCCCATCGACGAGGGCGGGGGGCCGCGCGGCGCCGTGCTCGTCTTCCGCGACGTCACCGAGCGCAAGCGGGCCGAGCAGCGCACCCTGCGAGATCTCGCGCTGGCCGAGGAGCGCGCCGCGGTGGACGCGCTCACCGGCCTGGCCAACCAGCGCGTCTTCCACGAGCGGCTGCGCGAGGAGATCCGGCGGGCCGCACGCCACGGGCGGGGCCTGGCGCTGGTGCTGATGGACTTCGACCACTTCAAGCGGGTCAACGACCGCTTCGGCCACCAGGTGGGCGACCAGGCGCTGCGGCACGCCGCCGGCGTGCTGGCGGCGGAGACGCGCTCGGGCGAGCTCGTGGCGCGGGTGGGCGGCGAGGAGTTCGCGATGCTGCTGCCCGACGCCGACGGCGACGAGGCCGCACGGGCGGCCGAGCGGGTGCGCCGCGGGATCGAGGCCACGAGCTTCCCGGAGGTCGGCTCGATGACGATCTCTGCCGGAGTCTGCGACCTTTCCCACGCCCGGGACGCGGAGACGCTCTACCGGCTTGCGGATACCGCGCTGTACGCCGCCAAGAGCGCGGGGCGCAACACCGTTCGCCGCTACCGGCCGCCGATCGCGCCCGATTGA